From one Dermacentor andersoni chromosome 1, qqDerAnde1_hic_scaffold, whole genome shotgun sequence genomic stretch:
- the Ski6 gene encoding exosome complex component RRP41: MAGLELLSDEGYRLDGRKPFEQRKIACRLGVFTQADGSAYIEQGNAKVLAAVYGPHEPRGSRSRSFHDRVLVNCQFSMATFSTLERKRRPRGDKKSQEMTLHIQQAFEASILTQLYPRSQIDIFVEVLQSDGGTLSVCINAATLALIDAGIALKDYVCACSVGFVDGVPLVDISHLEESLRGPELTVAVLPKSQQMVLLEMTSRVHVDNLQKMLDAAVKGCIDVHAILDSQVKEHTAQVGSCIGWE, from the coding sequence ATGGCGGGGCTTGAGTTGTTGTCTGACGAAGGCTATCGTTTGGACGGCCGAAAACCGTTCGAACAGAGAAAAATAGCGTGTCGATTAGGTGTTTTCACTCAAGCTGATGGATCAGCCTACATCGAGCAAGGTAATGCCAAAGTCCTTGCAGCAGTTTACGGTCCTCACGAACCGCGAGGCAGTCGTTCCCGCTCTTTCCACGACCGTGTGTTAGTCAACTGTCAGTTCAGCATGGCCACATTCAGTACTTTGGAAAGGAAGCGTCGACCCCGAGGTGATAAGAAGTCGCAGGAAATGACCCTGCACATCCAGCAAGCCTTTGAAGCTTCTATTCTGACCCAACTGTACCCTCGGTCACAAATCGATATCTTCGTGGAAGTGCTGCAGTCGGACGGAGGCACGTTGAGCGTTTGCATCAATGCTGCCACTCTGGCGCTAATTGATGCTGGTATTGCGCTGAAAGACTATGTGTGCGCTTGTTCCGTGGGTTTTGTCGACGGTGTCCCGCTTGTTGACATAAGCCATTTAGAAGAGTCCTTGCGTGGCCCCGAGCTCACAGTTGCCGTGCTTCCGAAGTCGCAGCAGATGGTTCTGCTTGAAATGACTTCTCGTGTTCACGTGGATAACTTGCAGAAAATGCTGGACGCTGCTGTAAAAGGTTGCATCGACGTGCATGCAATACTTGACAGTCAAGTGAAGGAGCACACAGCTCAAGTCGGTTCGTGCATCGGTTGGGAATAA
- the LOC126545553 gene encoding uncharacterized protein yields MELPLTTQSSYQSAFLFPLCYATPEAKSDSETSSFCENQAATLPTSLSISDCIDTGVCVGSLRSDTALSSPPTPSADTSHEQELENEYANLMLQKFLPALQKDSMEPTDGCSTSYSAPPVLMSVASRSTSVASSFSSESIPVVTTSQGSTEHGSSSCTMSGTVDGEAQSCTEKMLEQEHAASSNFIYPGTCLSASEAVVASKYDVGKGNLISNQELALSLESVLTVVPQSLRKRSETADVKSLERKQLIKEPCVKTCRPRYSTSSCGGASLQSWDSHLEIDASIEDIVESVIHELSICETELQSCSGMFSREHSTISDVPRKASPASLSSYTSSKRLEWDNGADIGYSGTSDRIHGHGGLRYHDIERHACKQSDGGVINEASVSPDEKMHKFSVTHFRDVVVQTEACSIRDAGVQATASATDLLSTQTCMKVLTKQSDLLVSGSAATDLSSIASAKQESFNIALAKGGHQQIGKEKGGSLVRNRTPDYACAKLKPAVQLPVGRKSLEMPRRDCANSVSLCYSHRTFREHRNLKKKHANLTRKHASGFSHLQRRDCNDNFVAASDTSHIESEPLDVTGFTVINNNRLKMKLPTAVPGLASRSATPAELPRPCSELNKRRLDHWLSSGFPYVPAVVPLEIDVLPRIHSAEPATEKHENCDSRLVVSGSCLPSVKRLEVTNMANTQPAVTAQGTSGMTRKRYIVRPASHLAPKASQASTGLSTHATALCQKLIRKDKLVMGLSTMSSFAKMDGTPPNNREAKSTLLSQSNTEDTLLSRSYESEACSSPDILASCKNHQEGGQHNSSASYNSVSEGTSSQLLTVNGKSCKLKRMAHRELEKLRFLVNRQRHGYLKQLQKEVERLHKLEQLFLLADVSCTPSSAETQATSPEEDLAEIVCGNADSNSVAVQTSQLLLTSCDHEDTVVKGRCFVSVGGESAKKQRDHPSPRRRKAASKRPVAWVVPLGSNIHYPGNKQQGASTKERNHQDVKEGESLQEAFAARCSRLIKRSEARQTQVAILAERRQKQRLAPLQVQLQGRNQVQPRPPGSLGRASTKKTFTHKEMREQTERVYQKLPEVIDSKTRLRREQQYRTNRLMAQLYNKAIQEKALTGCINFPINKPFTNL; encoded by the exons ATGGAACTACCTCTGACAACGCAGTCAAGTTACCAGTCAGCCTTCTTGTTCCCTTTGTGTTATGCGACACCAGAGGCCAAGTCTGACAGCGAAACGTCGTCATTCTGCGAAAACCAGGCAGCAACATTACCAACGAGCTTGAGTATATCAGACTGCATCGATACCGGCGTTTGTGTAGGAAGTTTGCGCTCGGATACAGCACTGTCGTCGCCACCGACACCTTCTGCAGATACCTCGCACGAACAGGAACTGGAAAATGAATATGCAAACCTAATGTTGCAAAAGTTTTTACCGGCGTTGCAAAAGGATTCGATGGAACCGACTGACGGCTGCTCGACATCGTACTCCGCGCCGCCAGTGTTGATGTCAGTAGCATCACGCAGTACATCGGTTGCAAGTTCGTTTAGCAGCGAGAGCATACCAGTTGTGACTACTTCACAAGGAAGTACTGAACATGGAAGCAGCAGTTGCACTATGTCTGGAACAGTTGATGGAGAAGCACAGTCATGTACAGAAAAAATGCTGGAGCAGGAGCATGCAGCTTCTTCCAATTTTATTTATCCTGGCACATGCCTGTCAGCATCAGAAGCTGTAGTTGCTTCAAAATATGACGTGGGAAAAGGCAACCTGATAAGTAATCAAGAATTGGCCCTTTCTCTTGAGTCTGTGCTGACAGTGGTACCACAGTCCCTGCGGAAGCGTTCTGAAACTGCAGATGTTAAAAGCTTGGAAAGGAAACAACTAATCAAAGAACCCTGTGTTAAAACTTGTAGACCAAGGTATTCAACCTCTTCATGTGGAGGTGCTAGTTTACAGTCATGGGACTCTCACCTTGAAATAGATGCATCTATTGAAGACATTGTAGAAAGTGTGATTCATGAACTGTCCATCTGTGAAACAGAGTTGCAAAGCTGTTCGGGCATGTTTTCCCGGGAGCATTCTACAATAAGTGATGTACCACGAAAAGCATCTCCAGCCTCTCTGTCAAGTTACACATCAAGCAAGCGATTAGAATGGGACAATGGGGCAGACATTGGATATTCTGGCACTAGTGATAGAATACATGGACATGGAGGGTTAAGGTATCATGATATAGAGAGGCACGCTTGCAAGCAAAGTGATGGTGGTGTCATCAATGAGGCCAGTGTTTCTCCTGATGAGAAGATGCACAAGTTTTCTGTGACACATTTTCGTGACGTTGTAGTCCAGACTGAAGCTTGTTCAATCAGAGATGCTGGCGTCCAAGCTACTGCTTCTGCCACAGATCTTTTGTCTACTCAGACTTGTATGAAAGTGTTAACTAAGCAGTCTGATTTGTTAGTATCAGGCAGTGCTGCAACAGATTTGAGTAGTATTGCATCAGCAAAGCAAGAATCTTTCAATATTGCACTTGCTAAGGGTGGACACCAACAAATTGGCAAGGAGAAAGGAGGATCTCTTGTGAGAAATAGGACACCAGACTATGCTTGTGCCAAGTTGAAGCCTGCTGTTCAGCTACCTGTAGGCAGAAAGAGCCTTGAAATGCCAAGGCGTGATTGTGCAAATAGTGTTTCGCTGTGTTATAGCCACAGAACCTTCAGAGAGCATAGGAATCTTAAAAAGAAGCATGCAAATTTGACACGAAAACATGCTTCAGGTTTCAGCCATCTGCAGAGGAGAGATTGTAACGATAACTTTGTTGCTGCCTCTGATACTTCTCATATAGAATCTGAACCTTTGGATGTCACTGGTTTTACTGTTATCAACAACAACAGACTGAAAATGAAATTGCCTACAGCTGTACCAGGACTGGCTTCCCGAAGTGCAACACCCGCTGAGCTTCCCCGTCCATGCAGTGAGCTTAACAAGCGTCGGCTTGATCATTGGCTCAGCTCTGGTTTCCCTTATGTACCTGCAGTGGTGCCACTTGAAATAGACGTCCTACCTCGTATTCACAGTGCTGAACCAGCCACAGAAAAGCACGAAAATTGTGATTCAAGGCTCGTAGTCTCTGGGTCATGCCTCCCATCTGTAAAAAGGCTAGAAGTCACTAACATGGCAAATACTCAGCCTGCTGTAACAGCGCAAGGTACCAGTGGGATGACACGAAAGCGGTACATTGTCCGTCCAGCATCACATTTAGCACCGAAAGCATCCCAGGCCAGCACAGGGCTTTCAACGCATGCAACAGCATTGTGCCAAAAACTTATTCGGAAGGACAAACTTGT GATGGGACTGTCAACCATGTCCTCTTTCGCCAAGATGGATGGCACACCTCCCAATAATCGAGAAGCAAAGTCAACGCTGCTCTCACAAAGCAACacagaag ACACTTTGCTTTCAAGATCATATGAAAGTGAAGCGTGCTCTTCGCCAGATATATTGGCTTCTTGCAAAAATCATCAAGAGGGTGGTCAGCACAACTCTTCAGCTTCGTACAACAGTGTCTCTGAAGGAACTTCATCACAGCTGCTGACAGTGAATGGAAAGAGTTGCAAGCTGAAGCGCATGGCTCACAGAGAACTGGAAAAACTGAGGTTTCTTGTTAACCGACAGAGACATGGCTACCTGAAGCAGTTGCAAAAAGAAGTTGAACGTCTGCATAAACTTGAGCAGCTGTTCCTCTTAGCAGACGTCAGCTGCACACCATCTTCAGCAGAAACACAAGCCACTTCACCAGAAGAGGACTTAGCCGAAATTGTGTGTGGAAATGCAGACAGCAACAGTGTTGCTGTGCAGACTTCTCAGTTGCTTCTTACCAGTTGTGATCATGAGGACACTGTGGTCAAGGGAAGATGCTTTGTGTCAGTGGGTGGCGAATCGGCGAAGAAGCAGAGGGACCACCCTTCACCACGGAGGAGGAAAGCTGCCTCCAAGCGTCCTGTAGCATGGGTAGTACCCTTGGGGTCAAACATTCACTACCCTGGCAATAAACAACAAGGAGCATccacaaaagagagaaaccaCCAGGATGTCAAGGAAGGAGAGAGTCTGCAG GAAGCATTTGCAGCCCGCTGTAGCCGCTTGATCAAGCGTTCGGAGGCAAGGCAGACTCAGGTTGCCATCCTGGCTGAACGACGACAAAAGCAGCGCTTAGCACCATTGCAGGTGCAGCTGCAAGGCCGAAATCAGGTGCAGCCTCGTCCACCAGGAAGCTTAG